TGTGGGTCTACGTGCTGACGGTGGCCGTGGCCAGTATTGCCCTGATGCCGCTGGTGTTCCGGTATTCGCGGGCCATCATGCTGTATCTGTTTGGCGGCGTGCGCTACAACCCGGAGGCCACCTACCGCGCCCCGCTCAACCAGCCTTCGGCCTAAGGCAGTTGAAGCAGCTAATCCGGAGCCGACCAAATAGTCTGTGAGCCAAACCCTACACGCCTCACGAAGAGCAACTTCGTGTAACAGCACAAAGCCCTTTCCCGCACGAGCAGCAAAGGGCTTTGTGGTAAAAGAACGAGTCATACTGCGTAGAATACGGATTGCTGCGCGCTGCTCACACTGCCTGCACACAAACTCACTCAGGCACTCATTCGCTTAATCACTAATGCTGCCACTGACCGAATTTGCCGTGGCGGTAGTCGTCGTAGGCCTGGTGAATTTCCTCTTCGGTATTCATCACGAAGGGGCCCTGGGCTACTACTGGCTCGTTGAAGGGCCGGGCATGACCGAAAAGCAGCACGCTGTCGGTAGGGCCGGCCTGGATGTGAAGCGCGTCGCCGTCGTGGTTGAATTCTACCAGGTTTAGCGCATCAATGGTTTGGCCGCCAACGGTGAGCTGGCCGCGAATGATGTAGAAAAACACGTTGTGTGCGGCCGGCACGGGAATGGTCAGCTGGCCGCCGGGCTGGAAGAAAATCGTGTTCAGCGCAACATCCGACAGCGTTTCGAAAGCCGCTTTCTGCCCCTCCCACTCCCCAGAAATCAGGTTGACCGTTACTTTGCCCCCGTCCAGGGTCAGGCTGGGAATGTCTTCCTTTTGCAGGCCGATATAACGTGGCTCGGTCATTTTGAGGCGGGCGGGCAGGTTGACCCACAGCTGCAGGATTTCCAAGGGGCCGCCGTTTTGCTTGAACTCCTGGGATGACACCTCGGCGTGAATCAGACCGCGGCCGGCCGTCATCCACTGTACCCCACCGGCGGTAATAACACTTTCGTGGCCGCCGCTGTCCTTGTGCATAATGTCGCCGTCGAGAATAAAGGTGACGGTTTCCATGCCGCGGTGCGGGTGCGGACCAAACGGCAAGCCGTTGTTGCGGGGCTTGTATACCTGCGGGCCGTGGTGGTTCAGAAACAGGAACGGGTCGACCTGGTCGAGGGTGCGCGAGGGCAGCGGCGAGTAGGTTATCAAATCGGCAATGGGCGAATACCCGGCCCGGTGAATTTTCTGGATGGTGCGCATGAAAGGCGAAAGTCAGAGTTGCGGCTGATAAACCGGCGCCGGGCCATTTTGTCCCGGTCCGCGCCGACTAATCTGTTGATTCCTGCTCTACGTGGCCTTTTCCCGGAAGATGCCGCTTACCGTCGGGCCAGCGCCGGGGCCGCCACAATATCGAAGGCGAGCTGGAAGTCGTTGCGAATGGCATGGTCGCCCAGATTCTGAAAGAAAGAGCTGGAGTTGAACTGCACCCCGAACTGGGTCCGGTCGACGGAAGCGGTGCCCTGCACCCGCAGGCTGCTGCCCGCCTCCCGCGTGACGCGCACCGGAAAGCGCAGGGGCCGGGCAATGCCTCTGACCGTAAGTTGACCCACCGCCTCGGCACCTACTACTTCGCGCAGCTCAAACACGGCCGTGGGATACTGCTCCACGGCAAAAAAATCGGTGCCGCGCAGGTGGTTTTGCAAGTCGGCGTTAGTATGGGCAATGGTGCGCATATCGACTTCAAAGCGGCCGTTGCGCAGCGTCTTCTGATCGTACTCCAGCTGGCCCTGGCGCAGCTGCACCGTGCCCGAGGGCGCCCAGGCGCCTACCTCGGCATAGCCGGTCCAGGTTAGCTTGCTGGCAGCAGTATCCACGCGGTACACCACGGGTGCCGGGCGAAAGGCCAGGCAGTAGAACAGGAGCAAAAAGCAGAATAGCGGGTTGAGTTTCATGATAGGTAGGCTGAAATGGGTGGAACAGGACTTGCCAGAGCGGCTTATTTAGCTAGTACCTCGGCTTCGGTTTCAATCAGCCCCAGGCCTTTGTAGAGTTTGCCGCTGGCGTCTTTGGCCAGGATGTACCAGAGCGCGTCGCCGCCGTAGAGGCTCTGGGCACTGTTGGCGTAGCGGTAATTTTTGGCAAAGGTGTAGGTAGCACCCGGCTTGAGCCGGCCCTGAGGGCAGTTGAAGAGCTCGGCAAATTCAGCGGGCGTTTCGGTCAGATTGGCCTGCCACCCAGCCGCGTTGTACCAGATGAAGCTGCCGCAGGCCACGATTTCCAGCTCCTGGCCGGTGTCGTTGCGCACCATTGTGCTGTGTTTCCACAGAAAATGGCCGGGCTGCGTTGGGTCGGCCTCGGGGTAGTTGGGATTGGGCGTGTGCCAGAGCTGCAGGCCCACCGGCACCCGGCGCAGCTGGTCGGGCAGGGCCCGGTTGTGGTTGGTCCAGGCCGTAGGCGGAGCCGCCGACTGAGCCGTGGCGGAAGTGGTAGCGCCGAGTAAAAGCAGCGCGGGCAGTAGCTTTTTCATGACCGTATTCGGGAAGGTTGAAGTACGGTCCAAAGGTGAGCGGCCCAGCCGGCCAAAGCGCCCCACATCAGCGGCCGGGACGTCCCATATCCGGATCTGGCACCAGGTTACGGGCGCCGGCCAGCGACATATTCGCTTGGCGAAACCCCGGCAAACTGCTTGAAAATGCGGTTAAACGTCGTTTTGGAATTGAACCCGCACTCGAAGGCAATACCCAGCAGAGTGAGGCGGGCAGCATCGTCGGTAGTCGACAGGCGGCGTTGCACTTCGGCCACCCGCAGCCCGTTGACCAGGTCGTTGAAGGACTTACCGAAGCCCTGGTTGACGGTAAACGAAATCAGGCGGGGCGGCAGTCCGGTGTGGGCCGACAGCTCGGCCAAGGTCAGCGTGGGGTTGCGGAAAAGCTGCTCGTCTTCCAACGCCCGCCGAATCCGCTCCCGTACTTGGGCATCTACTTCCACTGGCTCCCGGGGGGCTACTGGCGTTGGAGGCGGGGCCTCTGGGTGTGCCGGGAACGGAGCCCGCATTGCCCCATCGGGTTCTGCGCCAACGTTGCTCACCGGGCGGGCAGTTAGTTCCAGGGCTTCATCGGCCGGCGCCTCGGGCGTGAACTGCACGGCCTGCATGTTGGCTTGCCGCAGCCCCACCACCCCGATGATGAAGACGACGATGCCCAGCAACTCGGTGGAAAAGTCGTAGCGGTAGTACAGGCCGAAAAACTCGCGCAGCACCAGCTCCACCAGCCACTGCCCGCTTACCAGGGCCAGGGCCAGCAGCAGGCCGCGCAGCCACTGCAGCCGCAGCTGAGAGATTTCGGAAAAATGCTCGGGCAACCAGCGCCGGTACTGCCGCAACAGCCGCAAACTCAGCACCAGGTAGAGAATAAGAGAAACCCAGGTGCCGAGAAACTCCAGCCGGTAAGTGTAGGGCCGGTGTACGTGCTGCCAGAACCAATTGCGAAAGTCGTAGGGCTGCAGGCTCAGCCAGCTATACAGTGCCGCCTGCACCAATACGGGCCCAAAATGCCACAACTGCCCGCGCTGAAACCGGAAATCGTGGTTTATTAGGCTCTGCACGTAAAAATACAGCAGCGGGCCAAAGGCGAAAGAGTAGTAAATCGGCAGAAAATACCACTCTGGCCGCTGCCCATACACGCCGGCCACCCGGAAAAATCCGTCGAGCAGCCACAAAGCAATGGTCA
Above is a genomic segment from Hymenobacter cellulosivorans containing:
- a CDS encoding pirin family protein → MRTIQKIHRAGYSPIADLITYSPLPSRTLDQVDPFLFLNHHGPQVYKPRNNGLPFGPHPHRGMETVTFILDGDIMHKDSGGHESVITAGGVQWMTAGRGLIHAEVSSQEFKQNGGPLEILQLWVNLPARLKMTEPRYIGLQKEDIPSLTLDGGKVTVNLISGEWEGQKAAFETLSDVALNTIFFQPGGQLTIPVPAAHNVFFYIIRGQLTVGGQTIDALNLVEFNHDGDALHIQAGPTDSVLLFGHARPFNEPVVAQGPFVMNTEEEIHQAYDDYRHGKFGQWQH
- a CDS encoding YceI family protein — protein: MKLNPLFCFLLLFYCLAFRPAPVVYRVDTAASKLTWTGYAEVGAWAPSGTVQLRQGQLEYDQKTLRNGRFEVDMRTIAHTNADLQNHLRGTDFFAVEQYPTAVFELREVVGAEAVGQLTVRGIARPLRFPVRVTREAGSSLRVQGTASVDRTQFGVQFNSSSFFQNLGDHAIRNDFQLAFDIVAAPALARR
- a CDS encoding helix-turn-helix domain-containing protein yields the protein MLLTFTPLAALLFAVIAQAGFAAGLLWVGSANRQPNRFLALLMLTIALWLLDGFFRVAGVYGQRPEWYFLPIYYSFAFGPLLYFYVQSLINHDFRFQRGQLWHFGPVLVQAALYSWLSLQPYDFRNWFWQHVHRPYTYRLEFLGTWVSLILYLVLSLRLLRQYRRWLPEHFSEISQLRLQWLRGLLLALALVSGQWLVELVLREFFGLYYRYDFSTELLGIVVFIIGVVGLRQANMQAVQFTPEAPADEALELTARPVSNVGAEPDGAMRAPFPAHPEAPPPTPVAPREPVEVDAQVRERIRRALEDEQLFRNPTLTLAELSAHTGLPPRLISFTVNQGFGKSFNDLVNGLRVAEVQRRLSTTDDAARLTLLGIAFECGFNSKTTFNRIFKQFAGVSPSEYVAGRRP